The following DNA comes from Solea solea chromosome 6, fSolSol10.1, whole genome shotgun sequence.
GACCAGAATGACTGCAAGGACACGGTCAAACTGACTGTCACACCACGTGTAATGGCAAAAGATGCTGCCGACACCACTGCGAGTAAGATCAGGACCTGTTCTGTCACCAAGACCATCCAGCCCAAATGCTGTGGGTTCAGCTGCAGTGAATTGGTCGACGCCATCAACAGCAAGATGGAGTCAAGTCCAGAGGAGAGCAATCAATATCTAGGCAACGAGTCCCTGAAGAGTTCAAGGAGTAGCAGTGTGGACACAGAGGATAGTGGGCTTGGAGAGGAGGCaggactcagcagcagcagtgaatccAACTTGAGTTACATCAAgaccaaaaaacaaaccaacaggcCCAAGGTAGAGTGGTTTTTACAGCAAATTAAGTATTTGGTGAAGTTTCTTGCAGCAGGACAAATGTACTAATGTATCTCACCGCCCAATACCATACCCACAGCTAGCCACAGAATGTTATGGCTATTTAGAAACAGACTAAACAGCTTATGAAAATGAGAGACACATTAAATTAATGAGCTGTCCTATCCTTTTTTAACATTACCTCCATATGGTAGTTTCCAAATATCACACTAGCTAGATTTATACAGCGCAGAAAGCAGCCAGGGGGACCTTTTCATCATTTCCCTTACCAAGTATGAAAAGACAAGAGAATACAGTAAAGCTCAATCACTTACTTCTCTGGCTAACatccaaaaacattttattttgtgatagAGGCCATTTGCAATTTGGTCCATTGCACAGCTGAATGTGAAAGAGGCAGGCTTACTGAAAAGATAACATGACCATGCATGAATTACCTTTTAATTACAAATACAGGTGTGAAGCAATGGGTTATAAACACGTTTGACAAGACCCTTATGAGTACGTGCTGCCTGTTTTAGCTATGACCACATTAAATGTCATATCTGTCCCTGTTTTAAATACACAGGGGAGCATAAATATTCTCACAGCTTGAATTAACATGGCAAAGCAGAAGTCCCTTTGATGTCACCTGCAGAAACCCAATCCCTTCACAGACACCAAACAACAGTTGCATAACTGCAGTAGTAAACCTATCCTATAAAAGGCAAAGAAGCCAGCCAGGAGCCTCTGGTGTGTCAAGGGGCTCCaactcataaaaacacaagctgGACTGCAGCGCAATGGaacatatgtaaataaatagtcTTCCACTGCAATATGTTCTTACTCCTGACCTTCAGGTGGAATAGTCAATGAGGGGAAGACAGGGTGAGGGCCGAGGCATGTGAGGAACAGTGATGTTGGGGGACACGCAACTAATTTTCTGCGCTCGGAGCCACattgttacatttacatttctgtttaaTGTGGTCACAAGGCGTCTCCAATCACCTCCTGAAGTGATTCAGATAACAATACGTCCTTGGGTGTATTTACACTCAGacttacaagtggtcaggtGCTATCCAATTCCAAAAAAATTGCGTATTTAGTAATAACTCAAATAAGATcagataaattaaataattctaAATAGTGTAGAGGAAGCTTAgtggcaacaaaaaaacaacagcagagggATACAGGTTCATTATCACTTTAAGGGTTCACAGAGTTTTGTGTAAGGTCCTTCAGTTACAAGTCTTAACTTTTCATAGATCAAATACCGAGAAGTTCTAATGACACTGATCTGAAGGCTTGGCAAGCTGAGGAAATAcctacagaggagagagagagagagagagagaagacatgCAGGGAGGACTGCAGATGAAGAGAACACAGTATCAGGGCTTGTAGGAGAACGAATTTAAGAGAATGTATATCGTattggctttttatccacacttAACAACCAAGGGCATTAACAGAAAAGCCGATGTGTCGACACGTCGACGTCAGTGGCACAAGTCGACAAGTCGCGTGAGGAGTCGACAAAgtagtgtgttttttcctctctctctctgtgtgcactTGTGTACACAAtgcaatctctctctctgcaatCTCTATAATCTAATTGAGAGTTTGGTACCTGGTCGGCCCACGGAGGGCAGCCAGGCCACGGCCGCcttgatgttttgtttgagcTCATCATTCTAAATATgagtatacatatttatatactcACAGGATACGtcctgtatttatatatagtgACGTCAAATGCAGAGCAAAGTTCAATGGATCAACTAAACCAACCAGTTTATTTAAGGGTAAGTTTATTTTGAGACATTTATGTTACCATTTTATCTGgtctaaataaaaaagaacCTGAAAGAGCAGGGTTTTGTTGGATATTGGATATATAgagtttatattatgggaaagacATTAACCTGCTGATTAATGTATCTCCAGATTAAGATTGCAACGATGAATGACATCAGAGGCCGCTGGCAGCAGTGGTCGGAGCAGCACATTGAGGGCCAGAAGCTCAACCCCTTCAGTGAGGAGTTTGACCAGGAGTTTGCCATGGCTCAGCGTCTCTGCAAGGGCGACACAGGCTATGGGCGACCCAAAGATGGCTCGAAGACG
Coding sequences within:
- the abraa gene encoding actin-binding Rho-activating protein → MSSGGTTVVSPPEPQTFKRAIRKIKCAAMVSSLAKSWQGWAVDHAEKQDAIPSGWMPSSIKEEDQNDCKDTVKLTVTPRVMAKDAADTTASKIRTCSVTKTIQPKCCGFSCSELVDAINSKMESSPEESNQYLGNESLKSSRSSSVDTEDSGLGEEAGLSSSSESNLSYIKTKKQTNRPKIKIATMNDIRGRWQQWSEQHIEGQKLNPFSEEFDQEFAMAQRLCKGDTGYGRPKDGSKTAERGDRAQRHIHREMEEMVWIIRDMGIKDKKGHCVITFGRLFDRYVKISDKVVGILLRCRKHNMLDFKGEMLWKGQDDGVIITLRD